In Parasteatoda tepidariorum isolate YZ-2023 chromosome 8, CAS_Ptep_4.0, whole genome shotgun sequence, the DNA window GCACACTTTCCAGCCCCCGATTTTgcgacattaaaaaatttgaaactgtttgTAACTTGAGctcacaattttttcaaaaatgatgatGTTAACATAGCCAGTTCTTGGTAAACCATTCGTTCGTTATGTTGACAACTCAAATCAGTTGATAccgagctttaaaaaaatacccctAGATGGCAGTTTGCACAAAGTCACCGCATCTGACGGTATATTGGGCAATGGAAACACTTTTAATACAAATGCATGCATTtgtcaaaattcaaaatgaccATTTAGCATTGTGGTCTAATTTTGTTGATTTGGCATTCAATTCATTTCGCAAAAAATGCGTAATGTTTGGTGAAGTCAAAAAAAcctcagaaaaaaagtttagaatctATCAGTTGAACCTAATGCAATTAAATGATTAATCCAGAAGGTATATCTAGATTATGCATTAAATTGCATAATCTAGAAGAATTCTAGAGCTGtgataatttagtaattaaagtTTCTGAATTGCCTTTGTGAAGAACAGAGGTTCAATCCCCAGTGACGGCTTGAAGCCAATTCAGTTTCAGATCTATGACTACCAGCTTGCCTGAGAATTAAAGGCGATCTGTGCACAGTGCTGAACACATCGTGGAGCCTTAACTTTCATCACCCCCTGGCTTACAATGGGGTGTTGTGGGAATGATTTTTAAGAGATTCTAAGCATTCAAATAGagtattaaatgaataaaaaaatagaacaaaattgtCTTACAGTGAAAACGTGTTATTCTTTTGTTAAAGCGATCTAGTATTAACAACCTCACACCTATTAGTGGTTATTCTgtcctagtttttttttcatcttttacaACGTCTAATAGCACAAATGacgcaaaatttaaatcaagaatGAATTTTGAGAAATCTTTGACAGAGtgaaaattttgccaaattttataagtttaacatttaaagttttcttgttaaaaaatatgtaaatgcattttaatgagTTTTCTTTGACtctaactataaattttaatgtaatttttttaacaaaaaatatgaaaaaaatatgtatgtaaaatatttaagtacacAATATGATTATCTTACACTTAAGTAAGCGttcactgggggttccgcgttcggctgaccacctgaccggaacatatgctcctgcaccccagagcccaaggtcaagaaaactgagatgggcacagtcggccttggccctcttaatgggctgtcgcgccactgagttagttAAGTAAGAGTTcatttccagtaaaaaaaataataaataaatgattaaggaacagtaaaaaaaattttaaattatgcaaagaCAATTATGAAAAGATTATCAATTTAATCATATAATACTGCATTGAAATATATCAATAACTTTATCGTACTAGTCCAAAAATATTACCTACATTTATTGTAACTATAgtactaaataaataacaatgttcttttttttcaaaccatcACAAATAATGTAGCTTTCCAGTAATGtctgttaggaaaaaaaactaccaaagtagataaataaaaagatagtcactaaaaagatttttacaaaTCCAATGCAATAAAATTCAAGGCAAAtactaatgttttaaaaataaaatatttattttttatggtgttaaaaaatttcttttcacaattttcttatttaataaaaaatcaataaataatttaattatcagaTACTAAATACGTAATTATTCATCCTTTAATTGCttactaaaaactttttcatttcttttaactaCGAAAAATAGCCCTAAATAAGGACTTTGAAAGTTTGGAATTCCACGTAGACTCCACACTTAACTCAGCAGCAATACTACCAATTTCTTCACACATCATTACTCCAGATCCATTACCAACTGCAGCCACAATGATGTTTGGAGAAATGTTATCAATATATGGCAATTCAGATGGATTTGAGCAGGTTACACAGGTTTTTGGTAACATCTCCTCAAActttaaatctgaaatattgaataaagcAAATACAGCAAAATATGGACTGAAAATGTATATCAAAACGTAGTTAAAACACTTCTTTGAGACTTTTAAGTATTAAacgtttttactttttattgtttataaatatctcAATGTCAGAATATGTTAAATACCATTATTATCATAACTGGTGCAACAGCCATTGGTGGGCCATGACCTTGCTAAGTATTCTCTTTCCCTGTTACCTGTTATCTAGTTTTTATAGTACAATATAAGGAAGTTCTTATCTACAAAATCAGACTATCTGAGTTCGGGTCTACCTTTTGGTCGATTTTCAGATGGCCTAatcataagaatatttttcgatGTAAATTCTTCTGCTGATCTCATTAGATGGCCTACCCATTTCatcctttgaattttgatttatttggtaaagtcagtttttttataaatgcagtaAAGTACATGGTGTATATTAATTACATATGATTAAAatcttattcattaaataattataattaaattttatatttttattaaataaatagtcattgattcatgaaaaaaaaaaacaacctaaaaccattttatattttgcatagtaaacatttattttggaGATGCTTCAACCCCAAATACTATATCACTGAGTATATCCCCCACTTAAGAGGAAACTATATCGCATgagaaacttttcattgcaaattctgCTTCAgttccataattaatttaaaatgaaaagtattgaaaaaaaaagagttcaggcaaacctagagtaagaaataaagtttcgattgctgcaaaaaaattgaaaacataacaatgcaaaaaattattggaagagaatTGGATCATTTTGATATGCTGacaatttcttttcagtattcgAAACTGTGTAGCTTATCTAGGTTTGCCTGAACTCcctttttctactttaaatttgctatagaggtgaaacagaatttacgatgaaaagtattttaaacaagtTGAAACTTATAGGACTcatgttcaaaaaaatatagaaaggaAAAGAAGCCCAGCTGTCAGAATACATAACTAATGCGGGAAATGTCAACTATGGAATGCCAGGACTGCAAACTACTAcactttttccaaaatatttgatAGAATTGTAGAGAATAagaaattaatgcttttaaaatatttgataatttcgcaAACATTATAAAAGCCTCACCACAAGAAGGCTGGGACAGAGAGATGTCTTAGATAAACTTTTAACTACTCAGATTTAACTCAAGCACAAACAAAGCAAAGTACCAGTTAAAAAAGCTACATCACCTGAATCAGTTGTCATTGGTTAGGTACAAGggcaatattttatatttttaatcagtagCAAAATTTGCTAGTGCTAAAAAATACTACTGGGAAAATGAGGAttcatgcaattattttttagagtgGTATCGCAATACCTTGTGTGAGGCAGAGATTTCAATAGATTCATTGCAGTGTGACTTATTGCAATCAAATGATCGCTGaatggtaaatattaaatataattactcgTGCAAATGTTTAAATAGTCAAACGCACAATACCGAATATATCAGTACTAATGATATCGTATTTAAAATatcgcattaaaaaaaagagatttgaaaaacaaagtgAAAATTGTTAGgccgaaatataaaaaaataaagttcgtTCCATTTATACAAACAAAAAGcagtcatgtaaaattacatgtgagaaaatcaaaaacttaccTGGAAAAAgatcttgaattattttagaataatgcTCCGATATGTACTTCTCTCCACTACAATTgtaccaatttttaatttccttcaaatttttcagttcaGAGTTAACTATGCTTCCTTTAtgtccaatttttaaataatatttccctacaaagaaaaataaaaacaaatcatgcTGCATTCAATTGTTACCTCATTGGAGAATATTACAGTGACAATTGTTTCCTAATAATAGagttaaaaagaacttttattagcaagaaaaacaaattaggCTGGTAGGTGACAGGCTTGTAATCTggatttttcttatctttttcatcGAGAACCTACTTATGCACTGGCATTATTCTCATTAAGCATAATACGCACAAGGATAGAGCGATGGATGCCCGACGAAGtgaaccaggttcaaatccAAACTGCTGCTGGTGTATACAAGTTCTGCTCTCTGCTTTTCAAACCTCAgtactgatgtaaaatatcctcatggTTAGAATCCCCCTTGCTGTTGAgttaactgtgggaggttttcaagGTTTTATCTCTCCTTATAATGCGAATACAGGTTAGTACTAATAAAAAATCCTCCACAAACGCTAGTTCGTTCTaatgcttgatctaggagtttccttgtcttttgggttgggttcaaaattgctaAAGTAGGAGGTTTTTTCTCCATGCAATGCAAGTACAAGTTAGTTCCAATAAAAAACTCTTCAGAAAGGCTAGTTAGCCCCAATGcttcatccaggagtttccttgtcttctgggttgggttcaaaattacaagttgaaCATTGCTATTCATaagctcaaaattgggtcagctgttcaatgccagttataaaaataaataggtaaaattaaacaatattaaaaacaacatgTATTTGTATAAAAGCAATACCATTATATCTTTAACATACTACTATTGAAAAACCCGTCCGCCTtggaaatttgtaaacaaaagatTACAAGTAATTTCAGCAATTATAAAAGTGGCATTGATCATTAAGCTGAAAGCATACCTACCCTTCTACATACAGGttgattataagaaaatttcgcttacatattatattatataacagTATGTCCTCTGGAGGACATACTGTTTAAGTGATTGGAAACTCAAAAATGGTTCTATAACCGATTTCATAGCTCTCGCAGTTACAGATATAATGCCgaaattatgaagtttttaaatggcagcagtaaattttatcaaaacttaatCCTTACAATAAAAAACCTTAATTGGAgttagaaagatatttttagtgCAAGAAATTGAGACACGTTACTTTTGCCAAGGGTCGCCATTTTTCGTGACCACTAACGAGAAGAGAGTGATCAAAACCTttcaaaaactgagaaaaaaatttacaaagattttaatgtttaaaatttttggacatgtcgcgtttttcttttttttttttatatccaatTGTTTTTACATGACCATAGTTCAATTTAGGATCTGTACTGtaagagttaaattttgatttaaaaaaaaaaacgggtgTTGCCATTTGAAAACTTCGAAATTTTGTCCCTGTAATTAAGTAAGTTTTTCTAAAAGCAATGCTTtcttagcaaataaaaaaaaactacaattttctATGCATAATGTGCAACATGACATGTACCAAACTATTTCCAGGATCAACAGTTCAACAGCTAAATATCTAAAGTAATAATtcaaggctttttttttaataaacagaaaaatacttAGGAATACGTttcttggaagaaaaaaatttttcaaacgaaACTGAGCAACAGTATAAACATGGCTGTCATTGttcaaaaatcttttctaaAGGAACACTATGTAACACATATCACTTAAACAAAAAGCCACAACAATACAAATGACacacaaaaaattgtttgtggTCATGGGAGGTACACTAAAACGGCAAcagtttaaaaagcaattagGTATATTACACATATAAGTATTCTGCTATATAGATTTTACCATCGGGATATTTTATGGGTGGTAAAATGTATGCACCATAGAGGTGAGGCTGTTCCTCACAGCTTTCAAAGAAAACATCCATAGTTGGCATAGTACTGtaattcataagaaaatataagtataaaaataaagttcaatgAAATTATGTATAAAGCTTAACATTAAAACATGTCATTTAAAGTATAGGAAGTTacaccaaataaaaaaactaatagtcATATTATTGTGCTAACATGGATTTGGTAAATATGTATTGATAGATTCagagtttataattatttcctggAACAAAATTTTCCGAGTTCTTTCAATCTCAGTTTTCATAAGATTTTGGCAACAACACAGCTAATCAATTACATAtaactaattttctttctttaaaaaaaaaatttaaaaaatactggctattataaaaaatatattcagggAATCTGCTACATcttagattttcaaatccatgactttccataaCTAATTCCCAGAATTTTTCCTGACTAAACGAAGGtactattttctctgacaagaacaataaattttgaaaaagcattataataacattaattgaaatataagcaAATTGAAGGTATagccaaaactgttatactctgcatcttcatatttatagattttaaatttaaaaaaacatagtaaaGAAGGAATGACAGCATtgaaatagctgaaaaaaatacaaaaaaaaaaaaaaaaaaaaaaaaaaaaaaaatgttctttttttctgcagaattatattctaaagatacttttcttctTCATCCAAAAGGAAAGAAATGCTAGAATTACTCTTATTTTCTTCAACAgatattaatgaagaaaaaaagaattcttttcaaattaaaaataattttgttctcaTATATCAGGTggtaaactattcttttttttgctttagcGACTTATGCATTTTACAGGAGATGTCAAAACTCATTTTTCGCATTTAATCTAAGACTTAGGGAGTATTTGACATGTTATAGCGTGTAAGCAGAATGGCtgattaatgtaattaaaataattgaacaatgaatttaaatttatttattaatataattaggtTAAGCttaatttaagttgaatttacgatatatatgatatgatatgtgatatgatatatatatatatcacatatatgatattataaatatgattatgatctacataaatttaaatttatttatttatattaataaataaataaatgaatttaaatttatttattaatatgatttgGTTACATTTAATTCTGGTTGAATTTATTGCACACTTCTTCTTGTTTAGATCTTTTCTCATGCTCAGGtatcaaattagattttttgacagtttttcaTGGTATCAGCCTGTTTTTCAACTGAAATAACCAACCCCAATTTAGACACTTAATAATAGttcctaaaagaaaaaaaaggattaattttaCCTTAATCTCCCAGCTTCttcttttgaaattcttattaaaatataagtttctttatttactgtaatatttaattccCTTGAAGCAAAgattggaataaaatttgtgaaagcTCCAGCACAAATTAATAGCTTGTTGGTTCTAATCAATCTTTGAGATTCAGTGATAAtctgtcaaaata includes these proteins:
- the LOC107450457 gene encoding uncharacterized protein isoform X2, producing MIFSSHYDEGRIVSGDPTNHNLNVLLEESVQKFHVLEEEYGKKLFNNTGCLYLYSCEDESALKILSEINSGESQLLDISSKSLFSKEFPYMKFDSYKYAFFDTTSGHVSPREIIKAEKLVAEKNGCHIIDDIVKDIKEVDHQLIEIITESQRLIRTNKLLICAGAFTNFIPIFASRELNITVNKETYILIRISKEEAGRLSTMPTMDVFFESCEEQPHLYGAYILPPIKYPDGKYYLKIGHKGSIVNSELKNLKEIKNWYNCSGEKYISEHYSKIIQDLFPDLKFEEMLPKTCVTCSNPSELPYIDNISPNIIVAAVGNGSGVMMCEEIGSIAAELSVESTWNSKLSKSLFRAIFRS
- the LOC107450457 gene encoding putative sarcosine oxidase isoform X1, whose protein sequence is MANSSIIYDLCIIGAGMFGSAAAKHATASLKAKVCLIGPEEPTRDEWEQRMIFSSHYDEGRIVSGDPTNHNLNVLLEESVQKFHVLEEEYGKKLFNNTGCLYLYSCEDESALKILSEINSGESQLLDISSKSLFSKEFPYMKFDSYKYAFFDTTSGHVSPREIIKAEKLVAEKNGCHIIDDIVKDIKEVDHQLIEIITESQRLIRTNKLLICAGAFTNFIPIFASRELNITVNKETYILIRISKEEAGRLSTMPTMDVFFESCEEQPHLYGAYILPPIKYPDGKYYLKIGHKGSIVNSELKNLKEIKNWYNCSGEKYISEHYSKIIQDLFPDLKFEEMLPKTCVTCSNPSELPYIDNISPNIIVAAVGNGSGVMMCEEIGSIAAELSVESTWNSKLSKSLFRAIFRS